The genomic window GCCCGCCGTCATAGTGGTCGGCGTCTGGGCGGGCATGCCCCAGACCACCGTCGCCCTGCTCGCCGGCCTGCAGAACACCCCGCGCGAACTGCACGAGGCCGCCGCGATGGACGGCGCGGGGGCCTGGCGACGCTTTCGCACGGTCACCTGGCCCGCCATCAGACCCGTCGCCCTCGCCATCTCGGCGCTCAACCTGATCTGGAACTTCAACTCCTTCGCCCTGGTCTACGTCCTGACCAACGGCGGACCCGGCGGCCGCACCCGCCTGCCGATGCTCTTCGCCTACGAGGAGGCTTTCCGCTACGGGCAGTTCGGGTACGCGGCGGCGATGGGATGTGTGATGGTCGCGGTGATCTCGGTCGTCCTCGCCCTCCATCTGGTCGGCAGGCTGCGGCGGGGCGGTGACGCGTGAGGACCGGCAGAGCGGCACGGACGGGCCAGTACGTGGCACTCCTCGCGTATCTCGTCTTCCTCGCGTTCCCCTTCCTCTGGCTGCTCTCCACCGCCTTCAAACCGGCCCGCGAGCTGGGCAGTCTCCACCCGACCTGGATCCCCGAGGACCCGACCCTCGCCAACTTCCGGCAGGCCTTCGACGAACAGCCCCTGCTGGACGCCGCGCTCAACTCGCTGGTCGCGGCACTCGGCGCGGCCGTCGTCGCCGTACTGATCGCGACCCCCATGGCGTATGTCATGGCCCGGCACCGTACGACGCTGTCGCGGATGGCGACCGGGTGGGTCGTGGTCAGCCAGGCGTTCCCGTTCGTGCTGGTGATCATCCCGCTGTTCCTGGTGCTGAAGAACCTCCGGCTGATCAACTCCGTGCCCGGACTGGTCATGGTGTACGTGGTGTGGGCGCTGCCGTTCGCGCTGTGGATGCTCGTGGGCTACGTCCGCGCCGTGCCCGCCGAACTGGAGGAGGCGGCGGCGGTCGACGGGGCCGGAAAGCTGCGG from Streptomyces sp. DSM 40750 includes these protein-coding regions:
- a CDS encoding carbohydrate ABC transporter permease, which translates into the protein MRTGRAARTGQYVALLAYLVFLAFPFLWLLSTAFKPARELGSLHPTWIPEDPTLANFRQAFDEQPLLDAALNSLVAALGAAVVAVLIATPMAYVMARHRTTLSRMATGWVVVSQAFPFVLVIIPLFLVLKNLRLINSVPGLVMVYVVWALPFALWMLVGYVRAVPAELEEAAAVDGAGKLRTLVSVTAPLLAPGIVATALFAFITAWNEFFFALVLLKSPEKQTLPVVLTHFIGAEGVADLGPLAAAAFLATLPSLVVFAVIQKRITGGMLAGAVKS